From the genome of Populus alba chromosome 10, ASM523922v2, whole genome shotgun sequence, one region includes:
- the LOC118046359 gene encoding uncharacterized protein, translating to MANNSKEEPKSAPQPDRWYNLALGPSFKEQSSNKFCTLRYEFKPASIDKTKPGLFHKNKDNRVSVEFQNNQLGKSKVTFEGSSEDYKENDAVLFFDGRTFRLERLHRSVKQLRHLRLPGESAAAASAQSMLAVEAPGLSPPVGKVAKPVQIGRSAFPTVPVEVERIDVGEPHVLGTKVANEGIAEHPTHVPNASTSSPSPKNDEAEEHQDIDIEDIFGAGSPDDGNAAEENVDVDFDMHAPQQNNTDDEIADVDDNGDEADKGLNAAEALRAQENADERDEQTSSSSSSSGSGSSGSGSSGSSSSDSEGSDEDSVSSI from the exons ATGGCCAATAATTCCAAAGAAGAGCCAAAAAGTGCTCCACAACCAGATCGGTGGTACAATCTAGCCCTAGGTCCTTCATTTAAAGAGCAATCCTCCAATAAGTTCTGCACTCTGCGATACGAATTTAAGCCAGCTTCGATTGACAAAACCAAGCCTGGATTATTCCACAAGAACAAAGACAATCGAGTTTCGGTTGAGTTTCAGAACAATCAATTAGGCAAATCGAAAGTCACTTTTGAAGGTAGCAGCGAGGATTATAAAGAAAACGATGCCGTTTTGTTTTTCGATGGCCGGACTTTTCGATTGGAGCGCCTTCATCGGTCTGTTAAGCAGCTCAGGCACCTAAGATTGCCTGGTGAATCCGCTGCAGCGGCTTCTGCTCAATCCATGCTGGCTGTGGAGGCTCCCGGCTTGTCTCCTCCTGTTGGGAAGGTTGCGAAGCCTGTTCAGATTGGGCGAAGTGCATTTCCTACTGTGCCT GTTGAGGTGGAACGGATTGATGTCGGCGAGCCACATGTTTTAG GTACAAAAGTAGCCAATGAGGGGATTGCTGAGCATCCAACCCATGTACCAAATGCATCAACTTCCTCACCAAGCCCTAAGAATGATGAAGCCGAAGAACATCAAGACATAGACATCGAGGACATTTTTGGTGCTGGCTCACCTGATGATGGGAATGCAGCTGAAGAAAACGTTGATGTTGACTTTGATATGCATGCACCACAGCAAAACAACACTGATGATGAGATTGCTGATGTGGATGATAACGGTGATGAAGCAGACAAGGGTCTCAATGCTGCAGAAGCCCTTAGAGCCCAGGAGAATGCAGATGAGAGAGACGAGCAGACTTCCAGTTCTAGTAGCAGCAGTGGAAGCGGAAGCAGCGGCAGCGGgagcagcggcagcagcagcagtgaCAGTGAAGGCAGTGATGAAGATTCTGTCAGCTCTATTTGA
- the LOC118046358 gene encoding ABC transporter G family member 7 yields MVRFGGKMAGQLVSLGGNGAGQFLAAAAVALLLRLFSGPGPALMPEDESPDDEKNDAADDDSPDVGKVFPVTIRWSNITCSLSDKSSKSVRFLLNNVSGEAKPGRLLAIMGPSGSGKTTLLNVLAGQLMASPRLHLSGLLEVNGKPCSNRAYKLAYVRQEDLFFSQLTVRETLSLAAELQLPEIASVEERDEYVNNLLFKLGLASCADTNVGDAKVRGISGGEKKRLSLACELIASPSVIFSDEPTTGLDAFQAEKVMETLRQLAQDGHTVICSIHQPRGSVYGKFDDIVLLAGGALVYAGSAHDVPLTYFSKFGYRCPDHVNPAEFLADLISIDYSSAESVYSSRKRIDGLVESFSQQSSTILYATPLTRKEDSKKLSRKTGVKGKGKGSWWREFWLLLRRAWMQASRDGPTNKVRATMSIASAIIFGSVFWRMGKSQTSIQDRMGLLQVTAINTAMAALTKTVGVFPKERAIVDRERAKGSYALGPYLLSKLIAEIPVGAAFPLMFGAVLYPMSRLHPTFSRFGKFCGIVTAESFAASAMGLTVGAMVPTTEAAMAVGPSLMTVFIVFGGYYVNADNTPIIFRWIPNVSLIRWAFQGLCINEFRGLQFDHQSSIDVETGEQALERLSFGGRHIKDTVVAQSRILLFLYGTTYLLLEKNKPSYQRLEPPCREQIQSQVQLEPLDPDEVKQLQQLDPPPPKKDESNQQLESPPAEIRPFILEGIK; encoded by the exons ATGGTGCGTTTTGGCGGGAAAATGGCGGGTCAGCTAGTGAGTTTGGGAGGGAACGGTGCCGGCCAGTTTCTGGCTGCTGCCGCAGTGGCTCTCCTCCTCCGACTGTTTTCCGGTCCCGGCCCCGCTCTGATGCCGGAGGATGAGTCTCCTGACGACGAAAAAAACGACGCAGCCGACGACGATAGTCCAGATGTCGGGAAAGTTTTTCCGGTTACTATCCGGTGGAGCAACATCACATGCTCGCTTTCTGATAAATCCTCCAAATCA GTGAGATTTCTGCTTAATAATGTGAGTGGAGAAGCAAAGCCTGGAAGATTGCTTGCAATAATGGGACCATCAGGTTCAGGAAAGACAACATTGCTCAATGTTCTGGCAGGACAGCTAATGGCATCACCGCGACTGCATTTGTCAGGTCTTTTGGAAGTCAATGGGAAGCCTTGTTCAAATAGAGCTTACAA GCTTGCTTATGTGAGACAGGAAGATCTTTTTTTCTCGCAGCTTACGGTGCGGGAAACACTGTCTCTTGCTGCTGAACTTCAACTTCCAGAGATAGCTTCGGTAGAAGAGAGAGATGAATATGTGAATAATTTGTTGTTCAAGCTCGGTTTG GCCAGCTGTGCTGATACCAATGTTGGTGATGCAAAAGTTCGTGGGATAAGTGGCGGTGAAAAGAAACGTTTGTCACTAGCATGCGAACTCATTGCTAGCCCATCTGTAATATTTTCTGATGAACCTACAACGG GGCTTGATGCTTTTCAGGCAGAGAAAGTAATGGAAACTCTCCGACAACTGGCGCAGGATGGACATACTGTAATTTGTTCCATACACCAGCCTAGAGGCTCAGTGTATGGTAAATTTGATGACATTGTGTTACTAGCAGGGGGTGCACTTGTCTATGCTGGCTCAGCACATGATGTGCCACTGACATATTTCTCCAAATTCGG GTATCGTTGTCCAGACCATGTCAATCCTGCTGAATTTTTGGCTGATCTCATATCCATTGACTACAGTTCTGCAGAAAGTGTCTACTCTTCGCGGAAAAGGATAGATGGTCTAGTTGAATCGTTTTCACAACAATCATCAACAATTCTTTATGCAACTCCACTTACCAGAAAGGAGGACTCCAAGAAATTGAGCAGGAAAACTGGTGTAAAGGGGAAAGGCAAAGGGTCTTGGTGGAGGGAATTCTGGTTGCTCCTTAGACGTGCATGGATGCAG GCTTCTCGTGATGGGCCAACAAACAAAGTTCGGGCAACAATGTCAATTGCATCAGCTATAATATTTGGATCGGTTTTTTGGAGAATGGGAAAATCTCAAACATCAATACAAGATAGGATGGGATTGCTTCAG GTTACAGCAATAAACACGGCAATGGCTGCTCTCACAAAAACAGTGGGTGTGTTTCCAAAAGAACGTGCAATTGTAGATAGAGAGCGTGCTAAGGGCTCTTATGCATTAGGACCCTATCTACTTTCCAAATTGATAGCTGAGATTCCTGTTGGAGCAGCATTTCCATTAATGTTTGGTGCTGTACTGTATCCCATGTCTCGTCTTCACCCTACCTTTTCAAG GTTTGGAAAATTCTGTGGAATTGTGACAGCAGAGTCATTTGCTGCATCTGCAATGGGTCTAACTGTGGGAGCTATGGTTCCAACCACTGAAGCAGCAATGGCTGTCGGACCCTCTCTTATGACTGTTTTTATAGTATTCGGAGGTTATTATGTCAATGCAGATAATACACCAATCATCTTTCGATGGATTCCTAATGTTTCCCTGATAAGATG GGCCTTTCAAGGACTTTGCATCAATGAATTTAGAGGCCTTCAGTTTGATCATCAAAGTTCAATTGATGTAGAAACTGGTGAACAG GCACTCGAGCGGCTCTCGTTCGGTGGAAGACATATTAAGGATACTGTGGTAGCGCAAAGtagaattttgttgtttttgtatggCACCACGTACCTTCTCCTTGAGAAAAACAAGCCCAGTTACCAAAGGCTTGAGCCACCGTGTCGTGAACAAATCCAGTCACAGGTACAACTTGAACCTTTGGACCCTGACGAGGTAAAACAACTCCAGCAACTTGATCCTCCTCCACCCAAAAAGGATGAATCAAACCAGCAGCTTGAATCACCACCTGCTGAAATCCGACCTTTTATCTTAGAAG GTATCAAGTAA